A stretch of Macadamia integrifolia cultivar HAES 741 chromosome 7, SCU_Mint_v3, whole genome shotgun sequence DNA encodes these proteins:
- the LOC122083738 gene encoding aquaporin AQPAn.G-like: MAANDEESLYHKVQVQPFSSTPRLEDSKSGDDGKMQMPATTWSKRLGLEELSSLQAWRASIAELLGTATLVFVLDTIVISSYETDTKSPNLLIAFFAALIFTIMLLATFPISGGHVNPIISFSAALVGLISATRAVIYILAQCIGGVLGALALKAVVSSKIQSAFSLGGCTLTVIAPGPDGPITVGIETGPALWLEAICTFVLLIASVWIAFDHRQAKARGPVIVFSIIGAVVGLLVFVSTTVTAKKGYAGAGMNPARCIGPAIVRGGHLWDRHWVFWVGPAIACVAFYVYTKVIPRQHFHAQD, translated from the exons ATGGCTGCAAATGATGAAGAGAGTCTCTACCACAAAGTTCAAGTCCAACCTTTCTCCTCTACACCAAG GTTGGAAGACAGTAAGAGTGGAGATGATGGAAAGATGCAAATGCCTGCTACCACCTGGAGTAAAAGGTTGGGATTGGAAGAGCTCTCTTCCTTGCAG GCATGGCGAGCATCCATAGCAGAACTTCTGGGCACGGCTACTTTGGTTTTTGTACTAGACACCATCGTCATCTCCTCCTACGAGACCGACACCAAATCACCAAACCTCCTTATAGCCTTCTTCGCCGCCCTCATCTTCACAATTATGCTCCTCGCCACCTTCCCAATCTCCGGTGGCCACGTCAACCCTATCATCTCCTTCTCCGCCGCACTCGTCGGCCTCATCTCTGCGACTCGAGCTGTCATTTACATTTTAGCCCAGTGCATCGGTGGCGTGCTTGGCGCCTTGGCACTCAAGGCCGTGGTCAGCAGCAAAATCCAGAGTGCCTTCTCACTTGGTGGTTGCACCCTCACAGTTATTGCACCAGGCCCAGATGGGCCCATCACTGTAGGAATTGAGACAGGCCCAGCGCTCTGGCTTGAGGCCATATGCACTTTCGTGTTACTTATCGCCTCCGTATGGATCGCATTCGATCATCGTCAAGCCAAGGCCCGTGGGCCTGTAATTGTGTTTTCGATCATCGGAGCCGTGGTGGGGCTGTTGGTGTTTGTGTCAACGACGGTAACGGCGAAGAAGGGTTATGCCGGTGCTGGGATGAACCCTGCACGGTGTATTGGACCGGCTATTGTGAGAGGGGGACACCTTTGGGACAGACACTGGGTCTTCTGGGTCGGCCCAGCCATAGCTTGTGTGGCGTTTTATGTTTACACGAAGGTCATACCACGTCAGCATTTCCACGCCCAAGACTAG
- the LOC122084836 gene encoding aquaporin AQPAn.G-like, with translation MEGINIGDDWKTPQKPATTTLSERLGLEEFTSLETWRASFAEFLGMATSCFAMDTMVVGTLETDPQTGPLLMSILAVVIISIMLIATYPVSGGHLNPAISFCAALMGYITASRAVIYIFSQCVGAILGALAFKVVVSREIGSTYTLGGCSLTTLVESPNGPTYMGIGTGSGLWLEILSMFMVLFAAGSIGFIRGPALENGPVFRYSIIGIMVGLAVYVTATVTQVKGYPGAGLNAARCFGPAVVMGGHLWDDHWVYWVGPLIASLAFFLYTKIVPSQHFYGKAD, from the exons ATGGAAGGCATTAACATTGGAGATGATTGGAAGACGCCACAAAAGCCAGCTACTACCACCTTGAGTGAAAGGTTGGGATTGGAAGAGTTCACTTCTTTGGAG ACCTGGCGAGCATCCTTTGCAGAATTTCTGGGGATGGCCACATCATGTTTTGCGATGGACACAATGGTCGTCGGCACATTAGAGACCGACCCCCAAACAGGACCCCTCCTAATGTCTATCCTCGCCGTCGTCATCATCTCTATTATGCTCATCGCCACCTACCCAGTCTCCGGTGGCCACCTCAACCCAGCCATCTCCTTCTGCGCCGCCCTTATGGGCTACATCACTGCCTCTCGAGCTGTCATTTACATTTTTTCCCAATGCGTTGGTGCCATTCTCGGCGCCCTTGCATTCAAGGTCGTGGTCAGTAGGGAAATCGGGAGTACCTATACGCTTGGGGGCTGCAGCCTTACTACCCTCGTAGAGAGCCCAAATGGGCCGACATATATGGGCATTGGAACGGGCTCAGGGCTTTGGCTTGAGATCCTATCAATGTTCATGGTCCTTTTTGCTGCAGGAAGTATTGGATTCATTCGTGGGCCAGCGCTAGAGAATGGGCCAGTGTTTAGGTATTCAATAATCGGTATCATGGTGGGGCTGGCGGTATATGTGACAGCGACGGTGACGCAGGTGAAGGGATACCCTGGTGCAGGGTTGAACGCTGCACGGTGTTTTGGACCAGCGGTTGTTATGGGGGGACACCTGTGGGACGATCACTGGGTCTATTGGGTGGGCCCACTTATAGCTTCTCTGGCGTTTTTTCTTTACACTAAGATCGTACCAAGTCAGCATTTCTACGGGAAAGCAGACTAG